One window from the genome of Trichoplusia ni isolate ovarian cell line Hi5 chromosome 13, tn1, whole genome shotgun sequence encodes:
- the LOC113500006 gene encoding uncharacterized protein LOC113500006: MTDTGFVKAQSDNLPKIDVFMMSTFFASNPDFTSAEIKGVKATRSGRESYGDSAIGYVQVKREGDIICIVKARITPEHNVRQKCYTVTATCNEAEETVMSVLCEDCAAHKGGCKHAIAFLAWLHRRSEDPPSTSVDCYWKKSKLSSVGPSLKFIKAKDICNATKTQPNPASTQTSQESFFSIVKTYSKKVGDTENQLMKYYKEPSNSEKLSIHYLVSITQNKPKTAEEFIEFCKQRSCTCNFRTK, from the exons ATGACTGATACCGGTTTTGTGAAGGCACAATCAGATAATCTCCCCAAAATTGATGTGTTCATGATGTCAACATTTTTTGCATCTAATCCCGATTTTACGTCTGCTGAAATCAAAGGAGTGAAAGCTACAag ATCCGGACGAGAATCATATGGTGACTCAGCCATTGGATATGTTCAAGTTAAACGGGAGGgtgatataatatgtattgtgaAAGCGCGAATAACCCCTGAACACAACGTCCGCCAGAAGTGTTACACTGTAACAGCTACCTGTAATGAGGCTGAAGAAACTGTCATGTCTGTGCTGTGTGAAGACTGTGCAGCACATAAAG gagGCTGTAAACATGCCATAGCCTTTTTGGCTTGGCTACATAGGCGTAGTGAAGACCCTCCATCCACTAGTGTTGATTGCTACTGGAAAAAGTCTAAGTTGTCCTCAGTGGGTCCAAGTCTTAAGTTTATTAAGGCAAAGGATATTTGTAATGCAACAAAGACACAGCCAAACCCTGCATCAACACAGACTTCACAAGAATCCTTTTTCAGTATTGTAAAAACATATAGTAAGAAAGTTGGTGACACAGAGAATCAACTcatgaaatattacaaagaacCAAGCAATTCAGAAAAGTTATCAATTCATTATTTAGTAAGTATAACGCAGAATAAACCGAAAACTGCCGAAGAGTTTATTGAATTTTGCAAGCAGAGAAGCTGCACTTGCAACTTCAGAACAAAGTGA
- the LOC113500004 gene encoding uncharacterized protein LOC113500004 gives MAGRGRINRMIDLVHRELEMVNDVDCLIEEPVPTCFLFTENQSPKPGSSKDNSPKPGCSTDYAPIYEYLKNVSPISSKVCSPMPGCSQNFSSRPNPDKDDNIIFTDSDEIYLICLDIVSLLVDKLPCPDFDYSGESSDDYIPNTPDTSDSDCSIRNRRAKGRRNVIIPQSGSDESNNTSFWDREGVIQGRKRKPRKSTKERREDRENRKKKRNLGKSYQTKNGKPVKERNMKSLETCRMKCAERIPEALRKKIFDRYWSLGDYDRRVLFISNLITLKEKKTQKMAPTIKNRNYSNEFFLKLDLECHRICKGCFLKTFDETPKFVQTVTDKLKLSGGLIINKSSRGKKPSVFKIDDERLEDVKAQILSFPLYESHYGRSKTNKKFLPPHLTIKDMYKAYCEMHENPVSITIYSWVFRAQNLSFKAPYVDMCVKCDTLGTKIKYSEGEEREENEKVLIEHQRRAETIYDQKSQDRALSITKKDTVVLSFDLQQCLPTPYLKSGAAFYKRPLWTFNLTLRDCTSNKVYCFMWHEGIGGRGANQVASCLFYYIMNCVPDDIKHLVFYSDSCSGQNKNIHVVCMFLLAMRNNTNLETITHNFLVPGHTHMDCDVDHALIEKAKKKTQMDIHHPRDWYQLVRTCSKKKPFTVVEMHSELFLDFASYLKGPLQQKKIDENKKKFKLSECAAFKYKKGEFAQFHYKMHGEDEWNAVNLQRKRGKSPLPSVFETECIPKSYDGPIAISNEKKQDLLSLLPLINPSVRSFYTNLLSDDNKDQHPLLNDDSEDDIF, from the coding sequence atGGCTGGTAGAGGTAGAATTAACCGAATGATAGATCTTGTTCATCGAGAACTGGAAATGGTTAATGACGTGGATTGCTTAATTGAAGAACCTGTACCTACTTGTTTTCTGTTTACCGAGAATCAATCTCCAAAGCCAGGATCGTCGAAGGATAACTCTCCAAAGCCAGGATGTTCTACGGATTATGCCCcaatatatgaatatttaaaaaacgtttCACCAATCAGTTCAAAAGTATGTTCTCCTATGCCTGGATGTTCCCAAAATTTTTCCTCAAGGCCGAACCCCGACAAAGatgacaatataatatttactgatTCCGACGAAATATATCTCATATGTCTTGATATTGTTTCTCTATTAGTTGATAAGCTGCCATGCCCTGATTTCGATTATTCTGGTGAAAGTAGTGATGACTATATACCAAATACACCCGATACAAGTGACTCGGATTGTTCAATACGGAATAGGCGTGCAAAAGGAAGACGCAATGTTATTATTCCTCAGTCAGGCTCAGACGAGAGCAATAATACTTCATTTTGGGATAGAGAAGGTGTTATACAGGGTCGAAAACGTAAACCTAGGAAAAGTACAAAAGAAAGAAGAGAAGAtagagaaaatagaaaaaagaaaagaaatcttGGAAAAAGTTACCAGACAAAAAACGGAAAACCTGTTAAAGAAAGAAACATGAAAAGTTTGGAAACTTGTAGGATGAAATGTGCTGAAAGAATTCCTGAAgcgttaagaaaaaaaatctttgatcgTTATTGGAGTTTAGGTGACTATGATAGGCGTGTACTGTTCATAAGTAACCTTATaacgttaaaagaaaaaaaaacacaaaaaatggCGCCTACAATCAAAAATAGGAATTATTCCAACGAGTTTTTCCTGAAGTTGGATTTAGAGTGTCATCGCATTTGTAAGggttgttttttaaaaacattcgatGAAACGCCCAAGTTTGTCCAAACTGTGAcggataaattaaaactaagcggtggtttgattataaataaatcgtCTAGAGGGAAAAAACCCAGTGTCTTTAAAATTGATGACGAAAGGCTTGAAGATGTTAAAGCTCAAATTTTGTCATTCCCTCTTTACGAAAGTCATTATGGGCGATCgaagacaaacaaaaagtttttgccACCCCATTTAACTATTAAGGACATGTACAAGGCTTACTGTGAGATGCACGAAAATCCAGTATCAATCACCATCTACTCATGGGTTTTCAGAGCCCAAAATCTATCTTTTAAGGCGCCTTATGTTGATATGTGTGTGAAATGCGATACTTTAggtacgaaaataaaatatagtgaaGGTGAGGAGAGAGAAGAAAATGAAAAGGTTTTGATAGAGCACCAACGTAGAGCAGAAACTATTTATGACCAAAAGTCTCAAGATCGGGCgctttcaattacaaaaaaggaTACAGTAGTCTTGTCATTTGACTTACAGCAATGCTTGCCAACACCATACCTTAAATCTGGTGCTGCATTTTACAAACGTCCATTATGGActtttaatttgactttgaGGGACTGTACCTCTAATAaggtatattgttttatgtggCATGAAGGAATTGGTGGTAGAGGGGCAAATCAAGTAGCttcctgtttgttttattacataatgAACTGCGTACCTGATGACATAAAGCATCTTGTATTTTATTCTGACTCCTGTTCtggccaaaataaaaatattcacgtTGTTTGCATGTTCCTGTTAGCTATGCGGAATAATACAAATTTAGAAACCATAACGCATAATTTTTTAGTACCAGGCCATACACACATGGATTGTGACGTGGATCATGCGTTAATTGAAAAggcaaagaaaaaaactcaAATGGACATTCATCATCCGCGGGATTGGTATCAACTTGTCCGAACATGTAGTAAAAAGAAACCATTTACTGTTGTAGAAATGCATTCTGAATTATTTCTAGATTTTGCGAGTTATCTAAAAGGGCCActgcaacaaaagaaaattgatgaaaataagAAGAAGTTTAAATTATCTGAGTGTGCAgcttttaagtataaaaaaggAGAATTTGctcaatttcattacaaaatgcATGGCGAAGATGAATGGAACGCAGTGAATTTGCAAAGAAAACGAGGAAAGTCACCGCTTCCAAGTGTTTTTGAAACCGAATGTATACCCAAATCATACGATGGGCCGATTGCAATTTCTAATGAGAAAAAACAAGACTTGCTTAGTCTTCTCCCACTTATAAACCCCAGTGTCAGatctttttatactaatttattaagTGATGATAACAAAGATCAGCATCCTCTTCTAAATGATGACAGTGAAGATGacattttctaa
- the LOC113500007 gene encoding putative nuclease HARBI1, giving the protein MPITEDEQRQAALKFYDIARFPRIIGAIDCTHVRMKSPGGETAEIYRNRKGYFSINMQAICSADLMFNDVVARWHGSAHDSHIWDNCNQRRHFLQGTYRNYCLLGDSGYAQTTFMMTPFATVSSANQSLYNESQIRTRNTIERTFGIWKRRFPIMSRGIQVHLSRIPGIIIATCVLHNIARLQNDPEPPTDPEYSPIFDIDDGLELSMSGSSVRSTLGHQARQVLVEEYFGRL; this is encoded by the exons ATGCCCATCACTGAAGATGAACAAAGGCAGGctgcattaaaattttatgacattGCCCGATTTCCACGAATTATTGGGGCAATAGATTGCACTCATGTGCGAATGAAGTCACCAG GAGGAGAAACTGCAGAGATATACAGAAATAGAAAgggatatttttctattaatatgCAAGCAATATGTTCTGCTGATTTAATGTTCAATGATGTCGTTGCACGATGGCATGGATCTGCCCATGATTCCCACATCTGGGACAATTGTAATCAACGGCGACATTTTCTACAGGGTACTTATCGAAATTACTGTTTACTTGGTGACAGTGGATATGCTCAAACCACATTTATGATGACTCCATTTGCAACAGTGAGTTCTGCAAATCAGTCTTTATATAATGAGTCACAAATACGGACCAGAAATACTATTGAACGTACTTTTGGAATATGGAAAAGAAGGTTCCCTATTATGTCAAGAGGTATTCAAGTACATTTAAGCAGGATACCTGGGATTATAATTGCTACTTGTGTGCTTCATAATATTGCACGACTTCAAAATGACCCAGAACCACCCACTGATCCAGAATACTCGCCCATATTTGATATTGATGATGGACTTGAACTATCAATGAGTGGCAGCTCTGTCAGAAGTACATTGGGACACCAGGCTCGCCAAGTTTTGGTAGAAGAATATTTTGGTAGATTAtaa